Within Takifugu flavidus isolate HTHZ2018 unplaced genomic scaffold, ASM371156v2 ctg471, whole genome shotgun sequence, the genomic segment TTAACTAACAGACCTTTGAGAACAAGGATGAGGAAGACTCAGAAAAGCTTTCCTACATCTTAGCAGTTTAGTTGTAACATCCTTTCAGGCAAAAGCTTCAGCTGAGCAACCTGTAGAGGAAACACAATGGAAATATGGATATTAGTGTGCTGTAATGACCACTTTACTCTCTATTTTTACAACAGGGTGCAACAAGTTccagtgatgaggaagaagaaaactcaTCCTCATTAACCAAAACGATTTCAGACATCCTGGCTGTAAGAATCAGCAAAATTCTGACTGTTAAACTATTATAAAGGACTATCCATCaagttttttgatttttttttaacatttaacctTAACAGACACTTAAAGCTGATGCAGGCTGTGACGTGGCGGCTGTGACGACGCTGCCCAGAGCCCAGAGGAGCGCCTAATGAAGGCCTTAAACAGATTTGGAAGTGGGAGAACCCTTACGCCTGATGAACTGGCCTGTTATGGGTATAGATTTTAGcatatcatcaccatcatcataatcatcatcacatcatcatcaccatcatccatcatcaacactttgctctgtttttcttgtgtttcaggcTCCCCAACCTGTCCCAGACCTGCTATATGAACTCTGTTCTCCAGAGCCTCCTGACCCTCGTGCCTTTTGTGAAGGAGCTCAACAACAGAGTCAACAGTGGCTTTTGCACCCAAAGCTCTGCTTTTCAAGTACAGCACAAGCTCACGTGTGACCCTTATTCTCTGGAATGCATTGAATGAAAAACATCTGCTTCCTTCTGCTTTCTCTTTCAGGTTGCTCAGCACACACATCAAACATCTCGACCAACAGAATGCAGAAGAAGTCCACCCTCTTTACATTCCTGCACACCATTTCCCTGGATCATCCAGAATTTGGAAATGATGCCCAACAagtaatcattttttttaattttcaagagcaTCATCCCGATCTTTTCTGGACTAGACACTTTggtctgtctgcaggatgccCACGAATTTCTGAATACCGTCCTGGAACAGCTgagctccatctctgcagagaTCAGGTCTTTGGCGAATGAGAGACACCAAAGCTACACCTGCCCTGTGGAGGCTCACATCAGCTTCCAGATGTTGAGCACCATGCTGTGCCACAGGTGGGAACATACCTGGaaaccttctgctcctgcatAGGTGTTGAATCCTTAGTTATTTGAATCCACTCTTGAATTCACAGTTGTGGCCATAAGCGTGAAAATATGGAGGAGATTCTGATCCTGTCCGTGGCGCTTGAGGACACCATCATGCAAAGCATACAGCTGCACCTGAAAGTAAGGGACACATGTTTGGTGTTCATGTGTGAACGACAGAGGAGCTGTTGAACCTCACAACTGTTGTTGATTCTGCAGGAGCAACTGCTGGATTACAAATGTGACTGTGGCGCCTCCCAGATGACGGCGAAAAGATCCTTTTTCACTCTGCCAAAGTGAGAACCAGCCATCTCAGCATCCTCACATCTGCTGCCTTCTAAAGGCCCTAACTGTCTCTacatctcctcttccctccccttttcttctcAATAGTGTGCTGATCGTCCACCTTTTGAGAATTCAGTGGTCCTACTTTGGTGCACAAAAAATACACAGAGCCACGACTTTATCGAGGGAGGTGCTGCTCAGCACGAATCAGAGCAGTGAGAAGGTAAACCCTTGATAAACCTTTAAGCAGTCATCAGTCTCAAATGGCTCAAAGAGTGGAGCTAATggcttgttctttttattttctgcagacaAAATACACTCTGAAGAGCATTGTGAACCATTTGGGGACTTGCACTACCAGCGGTCAGTGGTTAGCTGTCAGTACTGCGTTGAAATCCAACCTTCTCCTTGTTTGACCACTAACAAAGcagttccttccttccttcacaggCCATTACATTTGTGATGGCGTTTATCGAGATGCAAGCCAAGGGGATGGTAATGCCTGCTGGGTGACATACGATGACGACGTTGTCACAGAAACAAATGTTAACCACGTGTGCCAGCAGCGGCAGAAAACAGCATATTTGCTTTATtatgagaagatggaggaagatgaaaaTCCAGACTAGAAATAAGGGTAAatatgttgtttgttgtttgttcccaAAAGCAGGCAACCCACAGTGGGGAATGATGAACTAAAAGTGCCTTTATTCAAATCACAAGGTCAAGGTCGTCAAGGATGAATCGGCTGCAGGGTTCACCATCCGCTCCACCTCAAAGGACcccacgaagcgaggagccagcttccgagaTGCAGGAGTGCAGCACGGACttgcctccacaccctcctgcaacggcgcATGCTGGCCTGTACCGAGGGTCCCGCTACTTCGTCCTCCTGTATCTCAAATAACGGAAGCTGGTACCCCAGGGAtgccatgaagggagaca encodes:
- the LOC130520669 gene encoding ubiquitin hydrolase B-like gives rise to the protein MTAKRSFFTLPNVLIVHLLRIQWSYFGAQKIHRATTLSREVLLSTNQSSEKTKYTLKSIVNHLGTCTTSGHYICDGVYRDASQGDGNACWVTYDDDVVTETNVNHVCQQRQKTAYLLYYEKMEEDENPD